A portion of the Pseudomonas synxantha BG33R genome contains these proteins:
- a CDS encoding DUF934 domain-containing protein, with translation MQRIIKNNEVVDETWHLLPKDASFDGISNCDDLIVPLALWREHGHALKARDGGLGVWLDADEEAEEIGDDVEHFQVIALNFPAFTDGRNYSNARLLRDRYGYKGELRAIGDVLRDQLFYLHRCGFDAFALRADKDPYEALESLKDFSVTYQAATDEPLPLFRRR, from the coding sequence ATGCAGCGAATCATTAAGAACAACGAAGTCGTCGACGAAACCTGGCACCTGCTGCCCAAGGACGCGAGCTTCGACGGCATCTCCAACTGCGACGACCTGATCGTGCCGCTGGCGCTGTGGCGCGAACATGGCCACGCCCTCAAGGCCCGCGATGGCGGCCTGGGCGTGTGGCTGGACGCCGATGAAGAAGCCGAGGAAATCGGTGACGACGTGGAACACTTCCAGGTCATCGCCCTGAACTTCCCGGCCTTCACCGACGGCCGTAACTATTCCAACGCCCGCCTGCTGCGTGACCGTTATGGCTACAAGGGCGAGCTGCGGGCAATTGGCGATGTGCTGCGTGACCAGTTGTTCTACCTGCACCGCTGCGGGTTCGATGCCTTCGCCTTGCGTGCCGACAAAGACCCGTACGAAGCGCTGGAAAGCCTCAAGGATTTCTCGGTGACCTATCAGGCTGCGACGGACGAGCCGCTGCCGCTGTTCCGTCGACGCTGA
- the poxB gene encoding ubiquinone-dependent pyruvate dehydrogenase has translation MAKINLAQQLATTLEQAGIKRIWGLTGDSLNGLTDALRSMDSIEWMHVRHEEVAAFAAGAEAAATGELTVCAGSCGPGNLHLINGLFDCHRNHVPVLAIAAQIPSSEIGLNYFQETHPQELFKECSHFIELVSNPEQMPQVLHRAMRSAILNRGVAVVVIPGDVSLLEVEDKLKPWPALHAPRTLPAEQDLQRLSEILQGSEKVTLLCGSGCAGAHDQVVALADALGAPVVHALRGKEHVEWDNPFDVGMTGLIGFSSGYHAMLDCDTLIMLGTDFPYRQFYPTDAKIIQVDCDPQALGRRATLDLGIAADVRETIDALLPRLTRKTDRSFLETSLKHYEKARQGLDDLAQPSKANRPIHPQYVARLLSELADDDAIFTADVGSPTVWAARYLKMNGKRRLIGSFNHGSMANAMPQAIGAQAAFPGRQVISMSGDGGFTMLMGDFISLAQLNLPVKLIVFNNSSLGFVAMEMKAAGYLDTGTELKNPDFAAMSNAMGILGIRVEQSEDLEPALRRALAHDGPVLVDVVTATQELVMPPSIKLEQAKGFSLYMLKAVMSGRGDEVIELARTNWLR, from the coding sequence ATGGCGAAAATCAACCTGGCCCAGCAACTGGCGACCACCCTTGAACAGGCGGGTATCAAGCGTATCTGGGGCCTGACCGGTGACAGTCTCAATGGCCTGACCGACGCGCTGCGCAGCATGGACAGTATCGAGTGGATGCATGTGCGCCACGAAGAAGTCGCCGCCTTTGCCGCCGGTGCCGAAGCCGCCGCCACGGGGGAGTTGACGGTGTGTGCCGGCAGTTGCGGGCCGGGCAACCTGCATTTGATCAATGGTTTGTTCGACTGCCATCGCAACCATGTGCCGGTGCTGGCGATTGCTGCGCAAATTCCGTCGTCGGAGATCGGCCTCAACTATTTTCAGGAAACCCATCCCCAGGAACTGTTCAAGGAGTGCAGCCATTTCATCGAGCTGGTGAGCAACCCCGAGCAGATGCCTCAGGTGCTGCACCGTGCCATGCGCTCGGCAATCCTCAATCGCGGCGTAGCGGTGGTGGTGATTCCTGGGGATGTGTCGCTGCTTGAAGTGGAAGACAAGCTCAAGCCCTGGCCAGCCCTGCACGCACCGCGCACCTTGCCGGCCGAGCAGGACCTGCAACGCCTCAGCGAGATCCTTCAGGGCAGTGAAAAGGTCACCCTGCTGTGCGGCAGCGGTTGTGCCGGTGCCCACGACCAAGTCGTAGCGCTGGCCGATGCGCTCGGCGCGCCGGTGGTGCACGCGTTGCGCGGCAAGGAACATGTGGAGTGGGATAACCCGTTTGACGTGGGCATGACCGGCCTGATCGGTTTCAGCTCCGGTTACCATGCCATGCTCGACTGCGACACCTTGATCATGCTCGGCACCGACTTCCCCTATCGCCAGTTCTACCCCACCGATGCCAAGATCATTCAGGTTGATTGCGACCCGCAAGCCCTGGGCCGACGCGCCACGCTGGATCTGGGCATCGCCGCCGATGTCAGGGAGACCATCGATGCCCTGCTGCCGCGCCTGACCCGCAAGACCGATCGCAGCTTTCTTGAGACCTCGTTGAAGCACTACGAGAAGGCCCGTCAGGGGCTGGATGACTTGGCGCAACCCTCCAAGGCGAATCGACCGATCCACCCTCAGTACGTCGCACGCTTGCTCAGCGAGCTGGCCGACGATGATGCGATCTTCACCGCCGACGTCGGCTCACCCACGGTGTGGGCGGCGCGTTATTTGAAGATGAATGGCAAACGCCGGCTGATCGGCTCGTTCAATCATGGCTCGATGGCCAACGCCATGCCCCAGGCCATCGGCGCCCAAGCGGCATTCCCTGGGCGCCAGGTGATTTCGATGTCGGGTGATGGCGGGTTCACCATGTTGATGGGGGATTTCATTTCACTGGCGCAGTTGAATCTGCCGGTGAAACTCATTGTGTTCAATAACTCGTCCCTGGGGTTTGTGGCCATGGAAATGAAGGCTGCCGGGTACCTGGACACTGGCACTGAGTTGAAAAACCCGGACTTCGCGGCCATGTCCAATGCCATGGGCATCCTGGGAATTCGCGTGGAGCAATCCGAAGACCTCGAGCCGGCCTTGCGCCGCGCATTGGCCCACGATGGCCCGGTGCTGGTGGACGTGGTGACCGCCACTCAGGAACTGGTGATGCCGCCAAGTATCAAGCTGGAACAGGCCAAAGGGTTCAGCTTGTATATGCTCAAAGCGGTGATGAGTGGGCGCGGGGATGAGGTGATTGAACTGGCCCGGACCAACTGGCTGCGTTAA
- a CDS encoding LysR substrate-binding domain-containing protein yields the protein MRLRHIEVIQAILQTGHLGTAAEWLQLSVGEVDAILKDAELQLGFMLFASVRGRLQATRETLELQTHIAQLYEAFEPVQRLASRLKHHHAPTLRALCTPPLANQLLPQSIAMLRRRFQDTPCNLSSQPTREIVRSLLLHEADVGLSLHDPEHAQIQSTVLAQGKLQLLAPHGWLKPRQKYIALQDLAGQSLIGLEGHDPLSRLLDAKLQALRPLPVVQTRVQTYQMMRSMVEAGEGLAIVDPFTAFGAREAGLDTCPLSPPIPISLHALTLKDTSSTPALKALLEIVAQKADALLAEKATLPPAQ from the coding sequence ATGCGTTTACGTCATATCGAAGTGATTCAGGCCATCTTGCAAACCGGACACCTGGGCACGGCCGCCGAATGGTTGCAACTCTCTGTGGGTGAAGTAGACGCAATCCTGAAGGACGCCGAGTTGCAGCTGGGGTTCATGCTGTTTGCCAGCGTGCGCGGTCGGCTCCAGGCAACACGGGAAACGCTGGAGTTGCAGACGCACATTGCCCAACTGTACGAAGCCTTTGAGCCAGTACAGCGATTGGCCAGCCGTTTGAAACACCATCACGCTCCAACCTTGCGTGCCCTTTGCACCCCGCCCCTGGCTAACCAGCTGTTGCCGCAAAGCATCGCCATGCTGCGCAGACGTTTCCAGGATACGCCGTGCAACCTGTCGAGCCAGCCGACCCGGGAAATCGTCAGGAGCCTGCTGCTGCACGAAGCGGATGTGGGCCTGAGCCTGCATGACCCGGAACATGCGCAAATCCAGAGCACGGTGCTGGCCCAGGGCAAGCTGCAATTGCTCGCGCCCCATGGCTGGCTCAAACCCAGGCAGAAGTACATTGCGCTGCAAGACCTGGCCGGGCAGTCGCTGATCGGGCTTGAGGGGCATGACCCGCTCAGCCGTCTGCTGGATGCCAAGCTGCAAGCCCTGCGCCCGTTGCCGGTGGTGCAAACGCGGGTGCAGACGTACCAGATGATGCGCAGCATGGTCGAGGCCGGAGAAGGCTTGGCGATTGTCGATCCCTTTACCGCCTTTGGTGCAAGGGAGGCCGGGCTGGACACCTGCCCGCTATCACCGCCCATCCCTATCAGCCTGCACGCACTGACGTTGAAGGACACCTCATCGACACCAGCACTGAAGGCGTTGCTGGAGATCGTCGCGCAGAAAGCCGACGCGTTGCTGGCCGAGAAAGCGACACTCCCGCCGGCACAGTAA
- a CDS encoding nitrite/sulfite reductase encodes MYVYDEYDQRIIEDRVKQFRDQTRRYLAGELSEEEFRPLRLQNGLYVQRFAPMLRVAVPYGQLTSRQTRMMAKIARDFDKGYAHISTRQNVQFNWPALEDVPDILAELATVQMHAIQTSGNCLRNVTTDQFAGVAADELIDPRPWCEIVRQWTTFHPEFAYLPRKFKIAINGSTSDRAAIEVHDIGLEPVYNAAGELGFRVLVGGGLGRTPVVGAFINEFLPWQDLLSYLDAILRVYNRYGRRDNKYKARIKILVKALTPEVFAQKVDAEMEHLRGGQTTLTEAEVHRVAKHFVDPEYKALSNQDAELAALDQQHPGFARWRTRNTLAHKKPGYVAVTLSLKPTGVAPGDITDKQLDAVADLAERYSFGQLRTSHEQNIILADVEQSQLFTLWGELREGGFATPNIGLLTDIICCPGGDFCSLANAKSIPIAESIQRRFDDLDYLFDIGELDLNISGCMNACGHHHVGHIGILGVDKKGEEFYQVSLGGSASRDASLGKILGPSFAQEAMPEVIGKLIDVYIEQRTEDERFIDTYQRIGIDLFKERVYAANH; translated from the coding sequence ATGTACGTATACGACGAATACGATCAGCGCATCATCGAGGACCGCGTCAAGCAGTTCCGTGATCAGACCCGACGCTACTTAGCAGGTGAACTGAGCGAAGAAGAGTTCCGCCCTCTGCGCCTGCAAAATGGCCTTTATGTTCAGCGCTTTGCGCCGATGCTGCGGGTGGCCGTGCCTTATGGCCAGCTGACCTCGCGACAGACGCGAATGATGGCCAAGATTGCCCGCGACTTCGACAAAGGCTACGCCCACATCAGTACCCGCCAGAACGTGCAGTTCAACTGGCCGGCGCTGGAAGACGTGCCGGACATCCTGGCTGAACTGGCCACTGTGCAAATGCACGCCATTCAGACCAGCGGTAACTGCCTGCGCAACGTGACCACCGATCAGTTTGCCGGCGTCGCTGCCGACGAGTTGATCGACCCACGGCCGTGGTGCGAGATCGTGCGCCAGTGGACTACCTTCCACCCTGAGTTCGCCTACCTGCCGCGCAAGTTCAAGATCGCCATCAATGGCTCGACCTCGGACCGCGCCGCCATCGAAGTGCACGATATCGGCCTGGAGCCGGTGTACAACGCTGCCGGTGAGCTGGGTTTCCGCGTGCTGGTGGGTGGTGGATTGGGCCGTACCCCGGTGGTCGGCGCGTTCATCAACGAGTTCCTGCCGTGGCAGGACCTGCTGAGTTACCTCGACGCCATCCTGCGGGTCTACAACCGCTACGGCCGTCGTGACAACAAGTACAAAGCCCGGATCAAGATCCTGGTCAAAGCGCTGACCCCTGAGGTGTTTGCCCAGAAAGTCGATGCCGAAATGGAACACTTGCGCGGCGGCCAGACCACCCTGACCGAAGCCGAAGTGCACCGCGTCGCCAAGCATTTTGTCGATCCTGAATATAAAGCCTTGAGCAACCAGGACGCCGAACTGGCCGCCCTTGACCAGCAACACCCAGGTTTTGCCCGCTGGCGCACGCGCAACACCCTGGCGCACAAGAAGCCAGGCTATGTGGCGGTGACCCTGTCGCTCAAGCCCACCGGCGTTGCCCCAGGCGATATCACCGACAAGCAGCTGGACGCCGTTGCCGACCTGGCCGAGCGCTACAGCTTTGGCCAACTGCGTACCTCCCACGAGCAGAACATCATTCTTGCGGACGTCGAGCAGAGCCAACTGTTCACCCTGTGGGGCGAGTTGCGCGAAGGCGGTTTTGCCACGCCGAACATTGGCCTGTTGACCGACATCATCTGCTGCCCGGGCGGCGACTTCTGCTCCCTGGCCAACGCCAAGTCGATCCCGATTGCCGAATCCATCCAGCGCCGTTTCGACGACCTGGACTACCTGTTCGACATCGGCGAGCTGGACCTGAACATCTCCGGTTGCATGAACGCCTGTGGTCACCACCACGTCGGCCACATCGGCATCCTGGGCGTGGACAAGAAAGGCGAAGAATTCTACCAAGTGTCCCTGGGTGGCAGCGCCAGCCGCGATGCGAGCCTGGGCAAGATCCTCGGCCCATCCTTCGCCCAGGAAGCCATGCCCGAGGTGATCGGCAAGCTGATCGACGTCTACATCGAACAGCGCACCGAAGATGAGCGTTTCATCGACACCTACCAGCGCATCGGCATCGACCTGTTCAAGGAGCGCGTCTATGCAGCGAATCATTAA
- a CDS encoding NADPH-dependent FMN reductase, with protein MSKVYTIAVLVGSLRKASINRKVALALAELAPANLKLNIVEIGDLPLYNEDIDGATPPAAYSTFRQQVSSSDAVLFVTPEYNRSVPAALKNAIDVGSRPYGQSAWSGKPGAIISVSPGAIGGFGANHHLRQSLVFLDVWCMQQPEAYLGGAGSVFDEAGKVSEKTKPFLQAFIDAYGKWVEKQKA; from the coding sequence ATGAGCAAGGTCTACACGATTGCCGTCCTGGTGGGCAGCTTGAGAAAAGCGTCGATCAACCGCAAGGTCGCCCTGGCCTTGGCCGAGCTGGCGCCTGCCAATCTCAAGTTGAACATTGTTGAAATCGGCGACTTGCCGCTCTACAACGAGGACATCGACGGTGCAACACCGCCCGCAGCCTACAGTACTTTCCGCCAACAGGTGAGTTCATCCGACGCGGTGCTGTTTGTGACCCCGGAATACAACCGCTCCGTACCGGCAGCGTTGAAGAACGCTATCGACGTAGGTTCCCGTCCATATGGGCAAAGCGCCTGGAGCGGCAAGCCTGGTGCGATTATCAGTGTGTCGCCGGGTGCCATTGGTGGTTTCGGCGCCAATCATCACCTGCGCCAGTCACTGGTGTTCCTGGATGTGTGGTGCATGCAGCAGCCGGAAGCCTACCTGGGTGGGGCGGGCAGTGTGTTCGATGAGGCGGGCAAGGTGTCGGAAAAGACCAAACCATTCTTGCAAGCATTTATCGATGCCTACGGCAAATGGGTAGAAAAACAGAAGGCTTGA
- a CDS encoding NEL-type E3 ubiquitin ligase domain-containing protein has protein sequence MWQQLAQEPLHERFFHLLERLRDTDEFRFQPVDLARRVWEVIESARVKLRLELSRQEVHELSADIVVAVPGRSASPQPGPSTRQQARQP, from the coding sequence ATGTGGCAGCAATTAGCCCAGGAACCGCTACATGAGCGTTTTTTCCATTTGCTCGAACGCCTGCGCGATACCGATGAGTTCCGGTTCCAACCGGTCGATCTTGCCCGGCGGGTGTGGGAGGTGATTGAAAGCGCCCGGGTGAAATTGCGGCTTGAACTGTCCCGCCAGGAGGTGCACGAATTGTCGGCGGACATTGTTGTGGCGGTACCGGGCAGGTCAGCGTCGCCGCAGCCGGGGCCCTCGACACGCCAGCAAGCCAGACAGCCGTAG
- a CDS encoding DUF2970 domain-containing protein, whose product MNDPANNKPPTFWQMLHSVMAAAFGVQSGKNRARDFTHGKPSHFVILGVLFTAVFALTLFGVVKLVLHLAGV is encoded by the coding sequence ATGAACGATCCAGCCAACAATAAGCCGCCGACCTTCTGGCAGATGCTCCACAGCGTCATGGCGGCGGCCTTTGGTGTACAAAGCGGCAAGAACCGCGCCCGCGATTTCACCCACGGCAAGCCCAGCCACTTTGTCATCCTGGGCGTGCTCTTCACGGCGGTATTTGCCTTGACCTTATTCGGCGTCGTCAAGCTGGTACTGCACCTGGCCGGGGTCTAA
- a CDS encoding dermonecrotic toxin domain-containing protein → MPTPSSPTALSQLPAQAIHTHFATRPALYSVVFNALRSHILERYPALKLDLSTVKLAIPDPNGVYTFRPLMEVAIAHVLNPQLLDLRPKRELAYYLTQQVPQILKADTPPLIDMRVIANIIDALPESIHLCFQAALADYWSETDSHGSSRWQWLGEFLNGRMTAIAASQSNLNATQRDMLRVVATWPVQAERLPQSSPATYVYLIENTFTHAGEQVSLLTPDLLLMRDKQVLLYSVAGDIQVFDSLDDFGAAWGARMQARFQFDSLTWRRNEPDGNVFEQQAGLILNQQLEDLATLKFQGQDERTLERRLEKLTDPALLFTQVPTAAAATLQKVNEQLPPWLAQASAADRFAYHRHMQDMAQVLQHNQGRAFNEGIENIYGFSRAALRKQMQADHGDCDPDEVVLDFAVAAGYPGGAGIIEHVRMSLTELALKNLAGKPKGTLTLFSKNATPLPSWLNEDYLLGSTGLIQRVDIGATYPQTIKDTLLSDTADARRRETLFTRELKVKLPMQALEYKIRGQHGVTVTGYRYVKALMGEMPSDRIVDDQEIVLRPLALCRKPGAAPDEVNNAFIIEPRDASVGPHLLYQPLYTDALHEFPTRQALLDALTTPGVLQGRVLAWLSDRARPVYDEGGIKEPHIIRFVPGDEFRPRLERPAPATLAVDEGAGEWLQSQVNGQLLNHLFGSTARALVDLADRESVSNHESRWAVVMEGAWLLFNTLLLPLVQGPAMLAGWFMVLVSSLEQDLSGLDSSDPTTRELALIDLLLNTAMVLLHATAPSDRSPRPLSEPSAQEHALHLETWHRSAGLPPAQEAPIVRHGPVSLPGEPPATGHTALDFGHSISSPHAGAKLLKALLDVQVPWPTPLPSPLPHGILKGLYWIDGKWHASFGGLLFQANVVQGFNEVYLVHPDHPQHPGFKLVSDGQGHWRLDRRARLEGGMPRERLSKWKSTRDERIRALTQEFDALLIEMDSAIASTTEFESALNTARANLADQATLLRKDWLLLSTSAQIPELHAQVTRRHAARRVNTAQARAQWEAALDNYQQNGRTLIPLMQRIEVKADELMKVDRTNHTHRQRRDKATRIIYSYWSSVFSCLAQKMADTLVSDNGENCDELGERANRELPENITHAYDEYINTKTRQVAALNQMIEPAEQIETFLKQADPALRPLLLEGNPSDQDISSVAIKQHAMLVFTDLVFNRTHRPVRVMEFPFIRVLTDPQLASIVLAHTEMRTTSGYSTVEQIDVLKGALERYEQLENAVNSLHDMNSGLVREAYRESYLKHLDEARSGLETQLANLILVEEKLATRPARDKSKRQKPATRRVIKTVDQKSLIGDLRPSKPNEPVDYVDITDTLTGEVVSTYQGRKGKWTIVAPPSEPRTAPTPAARSLKTIRADGEALKNERTGIDASIGYQQHKLLDPIRREEINPSDWEVMLTQHAARFTALAEELKTATDEHAIALRKSYEKAAIEATAQAYQLCGEGYLLQRPKAAKVDFLHTHKFVTIHLVKKRVPLKAGDFLTEYAIRDKRKIPSGKRPEDADLWYAHFHYPSVDSPASTPSFGHLKTPAERRFTRKELMEQAKANNRAVINLDKAVIGAPLDQKLFLGLEV, encoded by the coding sequence ATGCCCACCCCGAGTTCCCCCACCGCCCTGAGCCAGCTACCCGCCCAGGCCATCCATACGCATTTCGCTACGCGCCCGGCCTTGTATTCCGTAGTGTTCAATGCCCTGCGTAGCCATATTCTGGAGCGCTATCCGGCGCTCAAACTGGACCTGTCCACAGTCAAACTAGCCATCCCGGACCCCAACGGGGTGTACACCTTCCGGCCGTTGATGGAAGTTGCCATCGCCCATGTGCTCAACCCACAGTTGCTCGACCTGCGGCCAAAACGCGAACTGGCGTACTACCTGACTCAACAGGTCCCCCAAATCCTCAAGGCTGATACCCCGCCCCTTATCGACATGCGGGTGATTGCGAACATCATCGATGCCCTGCCCGAGTCGATTCACCTATGTTTCCAGGCGGCGCTGGCCGACTACTGGAGCGAAACCGACAGCCATGGCAGCAGTCGCTGGCAGTGGCTGGGCGAATTTCTCAACGGCCGGATGACGGCAATAGCCGCCAGCCAATCGAACTTGAACGCGACCCAGCGGGACATGCTCAGGGTCGTCGCGACCTGGCCGGTGCAAGCCGAGCGCCTGCCTCAATCCTCACCCGCCACCTATGTTTATTTGATTGAGAACACATTCACCCACGCCGGCGAACAGGTCAGCCTGCTAACCCCCGACCTACTGCTGATGCGCGACAAGCAGGTGCTGCTGTACAGCGTGGCCGGGGATATCCAGGTGTTTGACAGCCTCGATGATTTCGGTGCTGCCTGGGGAGCCAGGATGCAGGCGCGGTTTCAGTTCGACAGCCTTACGTGGCGGCGCAATGAACCGGACGGCAATGTGTTCGAGCAACAGGCCGGCCTGATCCTCAATCAGCAACTGGAAGACCTGGCGACATTGAAGTTTCAGGGCCAAGACGAAAGAACGCTTGAACGACGCCTGGAAAAACTCACCGATCCGGCGCTTCTGTTTACCCAGGTGCCGACAGCCGCTGCGGCGACCTTGCAGAAGGTCAATGAGCAACTGCCGCCATGGCTTGCACAAGCCAGCGCCGCCGACCGTTTTGCCTACCATCGCCACATGCAGGACATGGCGCAGGTGCTGCAACACAACCAAGGCCGCGCGTTCAATGAGGGCATTGAAAACATCTACGGTTTCAGCCGCGCCGCGCTGCGCAAGCAGATGCAAGCCGATCATGGCGACTGCGACCCCGATGAGGTGGTACTGGACTTTGCCGTGGCCGCCGGCTACCCAGGCGGTGCCGGCATAATCGAACATGTGCGCATGTCGCTGACGGAGCTGGCGCTGAAGAACCTCGCCGGCAAGCCTAAAGGCACACTCACGCTGTTTTCCAAAAACGCAACGCCTCTTCCAAGCTGGCTCAACGAAGACTACCTGCTGGGCAGTACCGGGCTGATCCAGCGCGTCGATATCGGCGCCACCTATCCACAAACAATCAAAGACACCTTGTTGTCCGACACGGCTGACGCACGACGGCGCGAAACCCTGTTTACCCGCGAACTCAAGGTCAAGCTGCCGATGCAGGCGTTGGAATACAAGATCCGCGGGCAGCATGGCGTCACCGTCACCGGTTATCGCTACGTCAAAGCGTTGATGGGTGAAATGCCCTCGGACCGAATCGTCGACGATCAGGAGATTGTCCTGCGCCCATTGGCTTTGTGCCGCAAACCTGGCGCCGCGCCGGATGAAGTCAACAACGCGTTCATCATCGAGCCGCGTGACGCAAGTGTCGGCCCACATCTGCTTTATCAACCGCTGTATACCGACGCCCTGCACGAATTCCCCACCCGCCAAGCCCTGCTCGACGCGCTGACCACACCCGGCGTGTTGCAAGGCCGTGTGCTGGCCTGGCTGAGCGACAGGGCTCGCCCTGTGTACGACGAAGGAGGTATCAAGGAACCGCACATCATTCGTTTCGTGCCAGGGGATGAGTTTCGACCCCGTTTGGAGCGCCCTGCACCTGCGACCCTGGCCGTCGATGAGGGTGCTGGCGAATGGCTGCAATCGCAAGTCAATGGTCAACTGCTCAATCATCTGTTTGGCAGCACGGCACGGGCCTTGGTCGACCTGGCAGACCGCGAATCGGTGTCCAACCATGAAAGCCGCTGGGCCGTCGTGATGGAAGGCGCGTGGCTGCTGTTCAATACCCTGCTGTTACCGCTGGTACAGGGCCCGGCCATGCTGGCTGGCTGGTTCATGGTGCTGGTCAGCAGCCTGGAGCAGGACCTCTCCGGCCTGGACAGCAGTGACCCCACCACCCGTGAGCTGGCCCTGATCGATCTTTTGCTCAACACCGCCATGGTGCTGCTGCACGCCACTGCCCCTTCCGATCGGTCTCCACGGCCGTTGTCGGAGCCCTCCGCACAGGAGCATGCCCTGCACCTGGAAACGTGGCACCGCTCGGCGGGACTGCCACCTGCGCAAGAAGCACCCATAGTGCGTCATGGCCCAGTATCGCTGCCCGGTGAACCGCCGGCGACCGGCCATACGGCCTTGGACTTCGGCCACTCGATTTCCAGCCCTCATGCTGGCGCGAAGTTGCTCAAGGCGCTGCTCGATGTGCAGGTGCCGTGGCCCACCCCGCTACCCTCCCCTCTACCACACGGCATTCTTAAAGGGCTGTACTGGATTGACGGCAAGTGGCACGCCAGTTTCGGTGGGTTGTTGTTTCAGGCGAACGTGGTGCAGGGTTTCAACGAAGTCTATCTGGTGCATCCGGACCATCCCCAGCATCCCGGCTTCAAACTGGTCAGCGATGGGCAAGGACATTGGCGGCTGGACCGGCGTGCCAGGCTGGAAGGCGGCATGCCCAGGGAGCGACTGAGTAAGTGGAAGTCAACACGTGACGAGCGTATACGCGCGTTGACACAAGAGTTTGACGCGCTCCTGATAGAAATGGATTCAGCCATTGCCTCTACCACTGAGTTTGAGTCCGCCTTGAATACGGCCCGCGCCAATCTGGCCGACCAGGCAACACTTCTGAGAAAGGACTGGCTACTCCTCAGCACCTCAGCCCAGATCCCGGAGCTCCACGCCCAGGTCACGAGGCGCCATGCGGCCAGGCGAGTCAATACTGCGCAGGCCAGGGCTCAGTGGGAGGCAGCACTCGACAATTACCAGCAAAACGGCCGGACGCTGATCCCTTTGATGCAAAGAATCGAAGTCAAGGCCGATGAACTGATGAAAGTAGACCGTACAAATCACACACATAGGCAAAGACGAGATAAGGCAACACGAATTATCTATAGCTACTGGAGTTCGGTCTTTTCGTGTCTGGCGCAAAAAATGGCCGACACTCTGGTAAGCGACAACGGCGAAAACTGCGACGAGCTCGGTGAGCGCGCCAATCGAGAATTACCGGAAAACATCACCCATGCCTACGATGAGTACATCAACACCAAAACGCGCCAAGTAGCGGCCCTCAATCAAATGATCGAGCCGGCAGAACAGATCGAGACCTTCCTCAAACAAGCCGACCCTGCACTGCGCCCATTACTGTTGGAAGGAAATCCTTCCGACCAAGACATCTCCTCAGTGGCGATCAAACAACATGCAATGCTGGTGTTCACTGATTTGGTGTTCAATCGCACCCATCGCCCAGTGAGGGTGATGGAATTTCCGTTCATCCGTGTCCTCACCGACCCCCAACTCGCAAGTATTGTGCTCGCACATACAGAAATGCGCACCACCTCAGGCTACTCGACGGTGGAGCAAATCGATGTCCTCAAGGGTGCCCTTGAGCGCTATGAACAACTGGAGAATGCGGTTAATTCGTTGCACGACATGAACTCCGGCCTCGTGCGGGAGGCTTATCGCGAGTCATACCTGAAACACCTGGATGAGGCACGTTCGGGCCTCGAGACACAACTGGCCAACTTGATCCTGGTTGAAGAAAAGCTTGCCACCCGCCCCGCCCGTGACAAGAGCAAACGCCAAAAACCGGCAACCCGACGCGTCATCAAAACCGTTGATCAAAAAAGCCTGATAGGCGACTTACGCCCAAGCAAACCCAATGAACCGGTCGATTATGTCGATATTACCGATACGCTTACTGGAGAAGTCGTTAGCACTTACCAAGGTCGCAAGGGCAAATGGACAATCGTCGCGCCCCCGAGTGAGCCGAGAACGGCACCCACTCCGGCGGCACGGTCATTAAAAACAATCCGAGCGGATGGCGAAGCCCTCAAAAACGAGCGCACCGGTATCGACGCCAGCATTGGCTACCAACAGCACAAACTCCTGGACCCCATCCGACGGGAGGAAATCAACCCCAGTGACTGGGAGGTGATGCTGACTCAACATGCGGCGAGATTCACAGCGCTTGCCGAGGAGCTCAAAACCGCAACGGATGAACACGCCATTGCACTGCGCAAGAGCTACGAGAAGGCGGCAATAGAGGCCACTGCGCAGGCTTATCAACTGTGCGGCGAAGGCTATCTGCTGCAGCGTCCCAAAGCCGCCAAGGTCGATTTTTTACACACCCACAAGTTTGTCACCATCCACCTGGTGAAAAAACGCGTGCCCTTGAAGGCCGGAGACTTTCTCACCGAATATGCCATACGTGACAAACGTAAAATCCCTTCCGGAAAAAGGCCGGAAGATGCTGACCTTTGGTACGCGCACTTCCATTACCCATCCGTTGACTCGCCGGCTTCAACGCCTAGCTTCGGCCACCTGAAGACCCCGGCCGAGCGCCGATTTACGCGCAAGGAACTGATGGAGCAGGCCAAGGCGAATAACCGCGCCGTGATCAATCTGGACAAGGCCGTGATCGGCGCACCGCTGGATCAGAAACTGTTTCTCGGCCTGGAAGTGTAA